The following proteins are co-located in the Brevibacillus laterosporus DSM 25 genome:
- a CDS encoding DUF4870 domain-containing protein, producing MKGNHILSSLCYFSVFFAPFLLPIIVYFVGDKAVQFHAKKALWTHLVPYVTLVIGLVVSGTIGLNQGTETAVGFSIVATYAITAIVMIYYFIWNIVKGVKVLNEM from the coding sequence ATGAAAGGAAATCATATTTTATCTTCTTTATGTTACTTCAGTGTCTTTTTCGCACCATTTTTATTACCGATTATTGTCTATTTCGTAGGTGACAAAGCTGTTCAATTTCATGCTAAAAAAGCATTGTGGACACATCTTGTTCCCTATGTAACCTTAGTTATTGGACTCGTAGTATCAGGAACCATTGGGTTGAATCAAGGAACGGAGACAGCAGTCGGATTTAGTATCGTAGCTACTTATGCTATTACTGCTATTGTGATGATTTACTATTTCATTTGGAATATTGTTAAAGGTGTAAAGGTATTAAATGAAATGTAA
- a CDS encoding helix-turn-helix domain-containing protein, with product MSYSIETKIKNLIEGRFEGDYWDFKQEWHKDAERLLHDILCFVNTVHDKDCYIIIGVSDTGEVIGVKEEGRMKQAAILDLLSNTVFAGDNTPEVKVDTIIVEDKNIDILTIYNSYSVPYYLKTTISL from the coding sequence ATGAGCTATAGTATAGAGACGAAAATAAAAAATTTAATAGAGGGTAGATTCGAAGGCGATTATTGGGATTTCAAGCAAGAATGGCACAAAGACGCCGAAAGATTGTTACATGATATTCTTTGTTTTGTAAATACAGTTCATGACAAGGATTGCTACATAATAATAGGAGTATCAGATACTGGAGAAGTAATTGGGGTAAAAGAGGAGGGGAGAATGAAGCAAGCAGCTATACTCGATTTACTTTCTAATACAGTTTTTGCAGGGGACAATACTCCCGAAGTAAAGGTAGATACAATAATAGTAGAAGATAAAAATATTGACATTCTTACCATATACAACTCCTACAGTGTTCCTTACTATTTAAAGACAACAATTTCTCTTTGA
- a CDS encoding LA2681 family HEPN domain-containing protein, with amino-acid sequence MDDDNYNILEKGIIAYHGATSFSNYIQLKYKGALIYSDEKNNEEDFEMCLLLFRKSIDYLSEHRYNLDNYTEDSIDLNYCETYLSMAYTNFANLLLQCGRIINALSYLRIGVGQKFPMAIGNYAGFLMDYAYFNYDEGHQSVFANESYRLLLEVLEDQSEHVHDEARAHYERLIEKLKEFFPLDFLEKPYEFGEFSLGDSEEEIDYRKWCLKHVLFLNTLNDAFTKSVAATDILHLPSIIADIDEGPRFHGLFNQIKQEYVSARYMVFDALYNRTPHFSDKDVYIVNTLDYPTYGIGLEKIKYAYRSLYSLFDRMAYLVNDYFALGIKEHNVSYRSIWQKKAGKGKNDPTVDLKKKMTTEGMFNLPLIGFYWLCKDIGKQKIKHHYLDPTIEQLANIRNILKIHDSFLFPKTREFREKTVDPLAYSITIDDFRNAVIHLLSYVREGIILLSLAIHVEEQLKVKFTGSDQLTPSMYIGQYDDDWKRI; translated from the coding sequence ATGGATGACGATAATTACAATATTCTTGAAAAAGGGATTATTGCTTATCATGGAGCAACTTCTTTTAGTAATTATATACAACTCAAGTACAAAGGTGCATTAATCTATTCAGATGAAAAGAATAACGAAGAAGATTTTGAGATGTGCTTGCTTTTATTTCGAAAATCGATAGACTACTTATCTGAACATCGTTACAATTTGGACAATTACACGGAAGACAGTATAGATTTAAACTATTGCGAAACGTATCTTTCTATGGCATATACTAACTTTGCTAATCTTTTACTACAATGTGGGAGAATAATAAACGCGCTCTCATATTTGAGAATTGGAGTAGGACAAAAATTTCCAATGGCGATCGGAAACTATGCTGGATTTTTGATGGATTATGCTTACTTTAATTATGATGAAGGGCACCAATCAGTTTTTGCTAATGAATCTTATCGATTATTGTTGGAAGTATTAGAAGATCAGTCTGAACATGTTCATGATGAGGCACGTGCGCATTATGAACGATTGATCGAAAAACTAAAGGAATTTTTCCCTCTCGATTTTTTAGAAAAACCATACGAGTTTGGTGAATTTTCTCTTGGAGATTCCGAAGAAGAGATCGACTATCGCAAATGGTGTTTAAAACATGTGTTGTTTCTCAACACATTAAATGATGCGTTTACCAAATCAGTCGCAGCGACTGATATTCTTCATCTTCCAAGTATTATTGCTGATATTGATGAAGGACCAAGATTTCATGGTTTGTTTAATCAAATTAAGCAAGAGTATGTATCGGCCAGATACATGGTGTTTGATGCACTTTATAATAGAACACCCCATTTTTCTGATAAGGACGTCTATATTGTTAACACGTTGGACTATCCTACTTATGGTATTGGTCTGGAAAAAATAAAATATGCATATCGGAGCTTATATTCCCTATTTGATCGAATGGCGTATCTTGTGAATGATTATTTTGCACTAGGCATCAAAGAACATAATGTGTCATACCGTTCTATTTGGCAAAAAAAAGCTGGAAAAGGTAAAAATGACCCGACTGTAGACTTGAAAAAGAAAATGACAACGGAAGGTATGTTCAATTTACCGTTAATTGGCTTTTATTGGTTGTGTAAAGACATCGGAAAACAAAAAATTAAACACCATTATTTAGATCCAACTATAGAACAATTGGCTAATATTCGTAACATTTTAAAGATTCATGATAGTTTTTTATTTCCTAAAACAAGAGAGTTTCGCGAAAAAACAGTTGATCCGTTAGCGTATTCAATCACAATTGATGATTTTAGAAATGCAGTAATTCATCTCCTTTCGTATGTTCGAGAAGGGATTATTTTGTTGTCTTTGGCTATACACGTGGAAGAACAACTTAAAGTAAAGTTCACAGGTTCAGATCAGCTTACACCGTCCATGTACATAGGTCAATATGATGATGATTGGAAACGAATTTAG